One bacterium DNA segment encodes these proteins:
- a CDS encoding Lrp/AsnC family transcriptional regulator gives MAKIDSTDLQLLHALDRNARLPFSKLGDEARISQEAARYRVQRLFEEQVIHSTITVVDSAKLGFAYYKIFLKLHSVNEQHIEQIIDHLNTNPDVAWVVRIEGNFDIGFALKVSGTKDLLTLNSLVEDLTLGYHGYVSRRVFCINIAGEYLSRDYLVGRKRKDLKPGFYSVFSDPVEVDHNDQQIIRKLTTNARLSAVDLAAGLDISSDAVLLRLKKLEQKKVITRYTLVLHHSQIGHLHYKVFLYLNRSNPEKHQKLLALCKTKPHVIFIVKTFGEWDYELELEVESVSQMRQVMMEITSDYADVIHNYDALLISRIHKYNLFP, from the coding sequence ATGGCGAAAATCGACTCTACTGATTTACAGCTCTTACACGCCCTGGACCGTAACGCCCGCTTACCTTTTTCTAAGCTCGGCGATGAAGCCCGCATTTCCCAAGAGGCGGCGCGTTATCGCGTGCAGCGGCTATTTGAAGAACAGGTCATCCACTCGACAATCACCGTCGTTGATTCTGCGAAGCTCGGCTTTGCGTACTATAAAATCTTTCTCAAACTTCACAGCGTAAACGAGCAGCACATCGAGCAAATCATCGATCATTTAAATACAAATCCAGATGTAGCCTGGGTTGTCAGAATTGAAGGCAATTTTGACATCGGCTTTGCCTTAAAGGTTTCTGGGACAAAAGACTTATTGACCTTAAATTCGCTGGTTGAGGATTTAACGCTTGGTTATCACGGTTATGTCAGCCGCAGAGTGTTTTGCATTAATATTGCAGGCGAGTATCTGTCTCGAGATTATCTAGTTGGGCGCAAGCGCAAAGACCTCAAACCAGGATTCTATTCCGTTTTCTCCGATCCGGTCGAGGTCGATCATAACGATCAACAGATTATTCGCAAATTAACAACGAATGCGCGTCTTTCCGCAGTTGATCTCGCAGCTGGGCTGGATATTTCTTCGGACGCCGTGCTCTTAAGATTGAAAAAACTAGAGCAAAAGAAAGTCATCACGCGCTACACTTTAGTACTGCATCACTCCCAAATCGGCCACCTGCATTATAAAGTATTTCTTTATCTAAACCGCAGCAACCCCGAGAAACATCAAAAGCTATTGGCACTCTGTAAAACCAAGCCGCATGTGATTTTCATTGTAAAGACTTTTGGCGAATGGGACTACGAACTTGAACTTGAAGTCGAGAGCGTCTCACAAATGCGACAAGTGATGATGGAAATTACCAGCGACTATGCTGATGTAATTCATAATTATGATGCCCTACTGATTAGTAGAATACATAAATATAATTTGTTTCCCTAG
- a CDS encoding threonylcarbamoyl-AMP synthase, which produces MILAPTHASITAAKDLLADGEVVVFPTETVYGLGANALRESAVRKIYALKARPATNPVIVHVADMLSLFELIASGARKELSLHLSKLEQFWPGPLTVVVPRAETVPDIVTAGKPSVGLRIPNHPVALELLKMCKFPLAAPSANRSNYISPTQAEHVEKQFKDKNLLILDGGTCEVGVESTVISLLTPTAPEILRPGGISAEQLSEALGVQVPVKPNAAKSNAAQVSPGLMPLHYAPGTKTTFLRDIDVSTLGDKRVGLVAFSRQRGALYPLNEVRVLSATGDLNEVAHGLFAALYELDQLGLDMILVDTCEERGLGMAIMNRLKRAVTA; this is translated from the coding sequence ATGATACTTGCACCAACACATGCTTCAATCACAGCTGCCAAAGACTTATTAGCCGACGGGGAAGTTGTAGTTTTCCCTACAGAAACAGTTTATGGCCTTGGTGCCAATGCTTTACGAGAAAGTGCCGTTAGAAAGATTTATGCCTTAAAGGCACGCCCAGCGACAAATCCGGTCATCGTTCACGTAGCCGACATGCTCTCTTTGTTTGAACTCATCGCAAGTGGCGCGCGAAAAGAGCTTAGCCTACACTTATCTAAACTCGAGCAATTTTGGCCTGGCCCGTTAACTGTAGTTGTGCCTCGAGCTGAAACAGTTCCAGATATTGTCACTGCCGGAAAGCCTTCAGTAGGACTGCGCATCCCCAATCATCCAGTGGCATTGGAGCTTCTCAAGATGTGCAAATTTCCACTTGCTGCTCCTAGCGCAAATCGTTCGAACTACATTAGTCCGACTCAAGCTGAGCATGTGGAAAAGCAATTTAAGGATAAAAATTTACTAATTCTCGATGGCGGCACTTGTGAGGTTGGTGTTGAGTCGACAGTAATTTCTCTACTAACTCCAACTGCGCCTGAAATTTTACGCCCCGGTGGAATTAGCGCCGAGCAATTATCTGAAGCTTTAGGTGTTCAGGTCCCAGTTAAGCCCAATGCCGCGAAAAGTAATGCCGCCCAAGTTTCTCCTGGTTTGATGCCACTGCACTATGCACCAGGAACAAAAACCACTTTTTTGCGGGATATTGATGTTTCCACGCTCGGCGATAAGCGTGTTGGCCTCGTAGCTTTTAGCCGCCAGCGCGGCGCGCTTTATCCGCTCAATGAAGTTCGGGTTTTAAGTGCCACGGGAGATCTTAACGAAGTTGCGCACGGACTTTTTGCCGCCCTGTATGAGCTCGACCAGCTCGGATTGGATATGATTCTCGTTGATACCTGCGAAGAAAGAGGCCTAGGTATGGCGATTATGAATCGCTTGAAACGCGCCGTGACCGCCTAA
- a CDS encoding type II secretion system protein, which produces MYLARKQSGFTIVELLMCIVSIGILAAVVIPQMEEYRRKVRDVVALSDLRNYIIAQESYWSEHHRYVSCERLAWYYDGEYQYMDNTGWGTNCEAVLPGFKYSEGVAVYSEGMDFDGTYIAAQACHARGTKDQDNFASVTFYISGADYVGCQSNTICRAWQDTHSCWGPGPEG; this is translated from the coding sequence ATGTATTTAGCTCGTAAGCAATCTGGCTTTACCATCGTAGAATTGTTGATGTGCATTGTGTCAATCGGTATACTTGCTGCCGTAGTTATCCCGCAAATGGAAGAATATCGACGTAAAGTTCGAGATGTTGTTGCACTGAGCGATCTCAGAAATTATATTATTGCTCAGGAATCATATTGGAGTGAACACCATAGATACGTAAGCTGCGAGAGATTGGCATGGTATTATGACGGCGAATATCAATATATGGACAACACGGGCTGGGGAACAAATTGTGAAGCTGTTTTGCCGGGATTTAAATATTCTGAAGGCGTAGCGGTTTACTCAGAAGGGATGGATTTTGACGGCACTTATATTGCAGCCCAGGCGTGCCACGCGCGCGGGACTAAGGACCAAGATAACTTTGCATCTGTAACGTTTTATATTTCTGGTGCTGATTACGTAGGCTGTCAGTCAAATACTATCTGTCGAGCTTGGCAGGATACCCATTCTTGCTGGGGGCCAGGACCTGAAGGCTAA
- a CDS encoding DUF2029 domain-containing protein produces MNKQVFVAIFICFSLIALGSEQNDFRYMHCVTTKFLQGENPYVRATAQSCVAKPTDQPIDFLYPPTVFSLFVPLATLSQELALIIWGLLSSAALTLSLLLILKRTQTRWTEHQILVSAFCFFPAFYCLALGQLACVLSLAFCLGALYFESSSKAKQLISGIAFALFVVKPNLAMLLLPLVLILALKSRRAHWLSGFTLGAAFLLGVPYGWNSAIYTQLLSADLGSSLNWQTPTLVSIGAAIFGTSKQLVCGVSFLAGLALISFEYWRYTKAKISAEWLLQIGLVSGLLISPYAWTYDYVILFFPFLLVINAIFVGEKKSYWLLLLLTLSCLRIAWSIEPQLIDAAIPALLLVPLLSNGAFQAIHNRHT; encoded by the coding sequence GTGAATAAGCAGGTTTTTGTCGCAATTTTCATTTGTTTTAGCTTGATCGCTCTCGGCTCTGAGCAAAATGATTTTCGCTACATGCATTGTGTCACAACAAAATTTCTTCAGGGGGAAAATCCATATGTGAGGGCAACGGCGCAGTCATGCGTAGCCAAGCCAACTGATCAGCCAATCGACTTTCTCTATCCGCCAACTGTGTTTTCGCTTTTTGTCCCCCTGGCAACGCTTTCGCAAGAACTCGCACTAATCATTTGGGGACTGCTTTCCAGCGCTGCACTGACCTTAAGTCTGCTTTTAATACTGAAGCGAACTCAAACCCGCTGGACCGAGCATCAGATACTCGTGAGCGCCTTTTGTTTTTTCCCCGCTTTTTATTGTCTCGCACTTGGTCAACTTGCCTGCGTATTGTCTCTAGCGTTTTGCCTTGGGGCTCTTTACTTTGAATCAAGCAGCAAAGCCAAGCAATTGATCTCTGGAATTGCGTTTGCGCTGTTTGTAGTTAAGCCAAATTTGGCGATGCTCCTCCTGCCGCTGGTATTAATTCTGGCGCTAAAGTCTCGCCGTGCTCACTGGCTTTCTGGGTTTACACTCGGGGCAGCCTTTTTGCTTGGAGTTCCTTATGGCTGGAATTCAGCAATCTACACTCAGCTCCTAAGCGCCGACTTAGGCTCAAGCCTCAACTGGCAAACTCCAACTTTAGTCAGTATTGGCGCCGCAATTTTTGGCACCTCCAAGCAACTAGTCTGTGGCGTCTCTTTTCTTGCTGGACTTGCACTAATTAGTTTTGAGTATTGGCGCTATACTAAAGCTAAGATTAGCGCTGAGTGGCTGCTGCAAATTGGTCTAGTAAGTGGCTTATTAATTTCACCTTATGCCTGGACGTATGATTATGTGATTTTATTTTTTCCATTCCTCCTCGTGATCAATGCGATTTTCGTCGGCGAAAAGAAATCGTATTGGCTACTGCTGCTGCTTACGCTGAGTTGTTTAAGAATTGCCTGGAGCATTGAACCGCAATTGATCGATGCGGCCATTCCTGCGTTGCTACTTGTGCCGTTATTGAGCAACGGCGCGTTTCAAGCGATTCATAATCGCCATACCTAG
- a CDS encoding DUF1211 domain-containing protein — translation MKKDPESFIPSTSRIEAFSDGVIAIILTIMVFEIKVPTSIKTGMASGQILSELTAISPKFIAYALSFLLVAIFWVNHHSFFYSLARTSRALLWHNNHLLFWLSLIPFPTALLGEFPFETVTVMLYRLIVLGAAVAFNLMAFHADHANLYDQKISKKYIRKLNRKSLYGPVLYLTAVLLAPLSVYISLGIYILIPVIYFLPARIIEAIDSE, via the coding sequence ATGAAGAAAGACCCGGAAAGCTTTATTCCATCCACTTCGCGCATCGAAGCATTCAGTGATGGCGTGATTGCAATCATCCTGACCATTATGGTTTTTGAAATTAAAGTTCCAACCTCAATCAAAACCGGCATGGCTTCGGGGCAAATCCTCAGTGAACTGACGGCGATTTCTCCGAAATTTATCGCTTATGCATTGAGCTTCTTACTCGTAGCCATTTTTTGGGTTAATCATCATTCATTTTTTTACAGTTTGGCACGAACAAGTCGTGCCTTACTCTGGCACAACAATCATCTGCTCTTTTGGCTTTCTTTAATTCCTTTCCCGACTGCACTATTGGGGGAATTTCCCTTTGAAACAGTGACAGTCATGCTCTACAGGTTAATTGTACTTGGCGCAGCAGTGGCGTTTAACCTGATGGCTTTTCATGCTGACCATGCAAACCTTTATGATCAGAAAATATCGAAAAAATACATTAGGAAATTAAATCGTAAAAGCCTCTATGGGCCAGTTTTATATCTAACTGCAGTGCTCTTAGCGCCGCTTAGTGTCTATATTTCACTGGGAATTTATATTCTCATACCGGTAATTTATTTCTTACCTGCAAGGATCATTGAAGCGATCGATAGTGAATAA
- a CDS encoding carbon-nitrogen hydrolase codes for MKLLTRRIAVTLIYILCLQSAHAENNKIKIHEIGVASSRGSILGVQAYFQKRDFQSVENFLSRIRPILGTAKSQGFLQRQTIVVFPEHVGLYLATLNQAESVFTAVTESAAMQQVACRRIIPFLWELAWSDKKDSAAEALFQVRAAAMLEAYEKIFSTLAKEFQVTIVAGSIPLPEIEMQHGKLRLKPGPLYNQTLVFRPDGTPEEQIVKKHFPIARELEFMAADQTTNYQVFDTAVGKVGVLICADAWFPQAYAALEEKAADYVVVPTYTLDQSILAKPWNGYSGWEAPADCNLTDVKTITEWQAFNKYALPGRIKTSKIKQGLVVRLRGNLWKSGPTRSAEQDPTPITDPQLNADLLVLHL; via the coding sequence ATGAAACTGCTCACTAGGCGCATAGCTGTCACTTTGATTTATATTTTATGCCTGCAAAGTGCCCACGCTGAAAATAACAAGATAAAAATTCACGAAATCGGTGTTGCTAGCTCCCGCGGGTCGATTCTCGGAGTCCAGGCTTACTTCCAAAAAAGAGATTTTCAGTCGGTTGAAAACTTTCTCTCGCGCATTAGACCAATCCTTGGAACTGCAAAATCTCAAGGTTTTCTGCAAAGGCAAACAATAGTGGTTTTCCCTGAGCATGTCGGACTTTATCTAGCAACACTTAACCAAGCTGAAAGTGTTTTCACGGCCGTAACTGAATCAGCAGCAATGCAACAGGTTGCTTGTCGTAGAATCATTCCATTCCTTTGGGAGCTTGCCTGGAGTGACAAGAAAGATAGTGCCGCAGAGGCGCTCTTTCAAGTGCGCGCTGCGGCAATGCTTGAAGCCTATGAAAAAATATTCTCCACGCTCGCCAAGGAATTTCAAGTGACAATTGTTGCTGGCTCAATTCCACTCCCAGAGATCGAGATGCAGCATGGCAAGTTGCGACTAAAGCCTGGGCCGCTTTACAACCAAACGCTAGTTTTTCGTCCAGACGGCACTCCTGAAGAGCAGATTGTTAAGAAGCACTTTCCAATTGCACGTGAATTGGAATTCATGGCCGCAGATCAAACTACAAACTACCAAGTCTTTGATACAGCAGTTGGCAAAGTTGGAGTTTTGATTTGTGCCGACGCTTGGTTTCCGCAAGCTTATGCTGCGCTTGAGGAAAAAGCTGCTGATTATGTTGTTGTGCCTACATATACACTTGACCAATCGATCCTGGCCAAGCCCTGGAATGGGTACAGTGGTTGGGAGGCACCTGCCGACTGCAATTTAACTGATGTAAAAACAATCACCGAGTGGCAAGCTTTTAATAAGTACGCGCTCCCAGGAAGAATTAAAACTTCAAAAATTAAGCAGGGGCTAGTTGTGCGTTTACGTGGTAATCTTTGGAAAAGCGGGCCAACGAGAAGCGCCGAACAAGACCCGACGCCAATCACCGACCCGCAACTTAATGCTGACTTACTTGTATTACATTTATGA
- a CDS encoding DUF2238 domain-containing protein, which produces MGKLKQPTLEQTLLFTTMILALVLSGLNPEEHFTWALEVSWVFVGLPIIYLTRRSFPLTRLLYYLLAFHALVLILGGYYTYEKVPLGLWVRDLLELSRNHYDRLGHFVQGFVPAILAREIFIRKSPLKSGGWLFLCTTCACLSFSAFFEMIEWWVSLVFDDQATAFLGTQGDVWDTQWDMFLCLVGAIISQLLFAKLHHRQLSMLEGKI; this is translated from the coding sequence ATGGGCAAATTAAAACAGCCGACTTTAGAGCAAACTCTGTTGTTTACAACGATGATACTCGCACTAGTCTTGTCTGGACTTAATCCAGAAGAACATTTTACATGGGCACTGGAGGTGTCCTGGGTTTTTGTAGGTTTGCCAATAATTTACTTAACCCGAAGGTCATTCCCTTTAACTAGGCTGCTTTATTATTTACTAGCATTTCATGCTTTGGTTTTAATTCTTGGGGGTTATTACACATACGAGAAAGTACCGCTCGGTCTATGGGTTAGGGATTTGTTAGAACTTTCACGTAATCACTATGACCGTCTGGGGCATTTTGTGCAGGGCTTTGTGCCTGCGATTTTGGCGCGAGAAATTTTTATTCGGAAATCGCCTTTAAAGTCAGGTGGCTGGCTGTTTCTATGCACAACCTGTGCGTGCCTGTCTTTCAGTGCTTTTTTTGAAATGATTGAATGGTGGGTATCTTTGGTGTTCGACGATCAAGCAACTGCATTTCTAGGAACTCAGGGCGATGTCTGGGACACGCAATGGGATATGTTTTTGTGTTTAGTTGGGGCAATCATATCCCAACTCTTATTCGCCAAACTCCATCATCGGCAGTTGTCTATGCTTGAGGGCAAGATTTAA
- a CDS encoding ABC transporter ATP-binding protein, which translates to MALKVEAVHKTYPNGTTALNGISMAFPPGRVFGLIGPNGAGKSTLLKVICGLLKTNAGVITFAGKNITSDAQRASHYVQLMPDPLGVYTDIYAREYLEFFARLFGLRGKERQEKLDQVISLLGLSPWLDMEVETLSAGWQRRLALGRVLLSNASVLLLDEPAAGLDISARQELLALVRKLSSADRTIVVSSHILSELEELADDFGILVQGSWKEVAPGKTSFSRNELASLKHGARVILRVKSSELAENLLKSKNIDYVLAPGTQEMTVETASAVLAQQLLAECTAAGIEVIEYRRETADLVDVVSEVLKS; encoded by the coding sequence ATGGCTCTTAAAGTTGAAGCCGTACATAAAACCTATCCCAATGGAACAACTGCCCTAAATGGAATTAGCATGGCGTTTCCACCAGGGCGTGTTTTTGGTTTGATCGGACCCAACGGAGCTGGCAAATCAACACTACTTAAGGTGATTTGTGGACTACTCAAAACCAATGCAGGTGTGATTACATTTGCAGGGAAGAATATTACCTCGGATGCACAGCGCGCTTCGCACTATGTGCAACTCATGCCCGACCCGCTTGGAGTTTATACTGATATTTATGCGCGTGAGTATCTAGAGTTTTTTGCACGACTTTTTGGTTTGCGCGGGAAGGAAAGACAAGAAAAGCTCGATCAAGTGATTTCACTACTAGGGCTCTCGCCTTGGCTTGATATGGAAGTCGAGACATTATCTGCGGGATGGCAAAGACGGCTTGCGCTTGGTCGAGTGCTACTTTCTAACGCCTCAGTTTTACTTCTCGATGAGCCCGCTGCTGGACTTGATATTTCAGCGCGGCAAGAATTGTTAGCATTAGTGCGAAAACTTTCCTCAGCCGATCGCACGATTGTTGTCTCTTCGCATATCTTGTCCGAACTCGAAGAACTCGCTGATGACTTTGGGATTTTAGTTCAGGGATCATGGAAGGAAGTCGCTCCAGGGAAAACTAGTTTTTCGCGTAACGAACTTGCCAGCCTCAAACATGGTGCCAGAGTAATTTTACGAGTTAAAAGTAGTGAGCTTGCAGAGAATTTATTGAAGTCAAAGAATATTGATTACGTGCTAGCGCCAGGAACGCAAGAAATGACTGTGGAAACTGCAAGTGCAGTGCTTGCCCAGCAGTTACTCGCGGAATGCACCGCAGCGGGAATAGAAGTTATCGAGTATCGACGTGAAACTGCCGACCTAGTTGACGTTGTGTCGGAGGTGCTAAAATCATGA
- a CDS encoding ABC transporter permease subunit codes for MNPIFWLELRTRIAEKKLWLIALLFIVMMWVGILIPTSLFGNRSYQVPGETGSIMQGFILVLHAGLMALLGGISAASRISQEREQRTIAPLLNSPVSRLSIIFGKLFGSWIFLIWISCLTLPFLAVTALWGGFSAGTMIKIFISNTVLSLLLSAMALASSAQTGRTLTSYLFLGLVVFGWSCILPLLYLTQIAGNRTNSLDEYAFLFHNPLFPIIYLFSKNEMSWMQEVGGKLPLDPLLYCYLIWFFIGGLSILLARFAISKENV; via the coding sequence ATGAACCCTATTTTCTGGCTTGAACTTCGCACGCGCATTGCTGAAAAAAAGCTTTGGCTAATCGCACTATTATTTATTGTGATGATGTGGGTTGGGATTTTAATTCCCACGTCATTATTTGGAAACCGTAGCTATCAAGTCCCCGGGGAAACCGGATCGATTATGCAGGGCTTTATCCTGGTACTCCATGCTGGCTTAATGGCTTTACTGGGAGGAATTAGTGCGGCTTCACGTATTTCCCAAGAGCGCGAGCAGCGCACGATCGCACCACTGCTTAATTCACCAGTGTCACGCTTGAGTATTATCTTTGGAAAGCTTTTTGGCTCGTGGATATTTTTAATTTGGATTTCTTGTCTGACATTACCTTTTTTGGCAGTCACTGCGCTTTGGGGCGGATTCTCCGCGGGGACGATGATTAAAATTTTTATTTCCAATACAGTCCTATCCTTACTGCTCTCTGCGATGGCTTTGGCTAGTTCTGCGCAAACTGGCAGGACTTTAACTTCTTACCTTTTTCTAGGTTTAGTAGTTTTTGGCTGGTCTTGTATTTTGCCGCTTTTATACCTGACGCAGATTGCAGGTAATCGCACTAATAGTCTGGACGAGTACGCCTTCCTTTTTCACAACCCGCTCTTCCCCATCATTTATCTGTTCTCTAAGAACGAGATGTCATGGATGCAAGAAGTGGGCGGCAAACTGCCGCTGGATCCGTTATTATACTGTTATTTGATTTGGTTTTTCATTGGTGGCTTGAGCATTTTGCTCGCACGCTTTGCAATTTCAAAGGAGAACGTATGA
- a CDS encoding type 1 glutamine amidotransferase, translating into MRIHIIQHVAFEEPGEISNWINRRGHALTLTRVFRDEEFPEIDSFDLLIIMGGPMSVNDHASYPWIANEKKFISQALAAGKYLFGICLGAQFIASALGAKVYPNKIEQQVVKEIGWFPVKTTPEALSSQFFCTMPGEFSPLHWHGETFDLPQGAIRLASTSACANQAFEYNHQALGIQFHLEMSPEIVREMLVNCENDFVGGRYEQSPTQILEAKTNYALTQELIESVLDRFENKIDGKTSKNFFVTSGAAVTMFLM; encoded by the coding sequence ATGAGGATACACATAATACAGCACGTTGCATTTGAAGAGCCAGGTGAAATTTCTAATTGGATTAATCGTCGTGGACATGCGCTTACTTTAACGCGCGTTTTTCGTGACGAAGAATTTCCCGAAATTGATAGCTTTGATTTATTAATTATTATGGGCGGGCCAATGAGTGTCAACGACCACGCGAGTTATCCTTGGATCGCCAACGAAAAGAAATTTATTTCTCAAGCACTTGCTGCCGGCAAATATCTTTTCGGAATTTGCTTAGGGGCGCAGTTCATTGCTAGCGCACTTGGAGCAAAGGTTTATCCCAATAAAATTGAGCAGCAAGTAGTCAAGGAAATCGGTTGGTTCCCAGTGAAGACCACTCCTGAAGCCCTTAGCTCTCAATTTTTTTGCACAATGCCGGGCGAGTTTTCGCCACTACATTGGCATGGTGAGACCTTCGATTTGCCCCAAGGAGCAATCCGACTGGCCAGCACTAGTGCCTGTGCTAATCAAGCTTTTGAATATAATCATCAAGCTTTGGGAATTCAGTTTCATCTCGAGATGTCTCCAGAGATTGTGCGTGAAATGCTTGTTAACTGCGAAAATGATTTCGTTGGTGGGCGATATGAACAAAGTCCAACGCAAATTCTCGAAGCAAAAACAAATTATGCACTGACGCAGGAGTTGATTGAATCCGTGCTTGACCGCTTTGAAAATAAAATTGACGGTAAGACTTCCAAGAATTTTTTTGTGACTTCTGGGGCGGCTGTGACTATGTTTTTGATGTGA
- a CDS encoding YqhA family protein produces MTRDKRNSAKPIERLLFGSRWLLAPLNLAVAFGLLLLVIRSGPQIWSLTIEAVSPSNGEKFMNDLLALAGSVLTAGFLYIVIMNSWATYVSRADFTGNSDAALWRKSMPESELRAKQFGSLASITAVRLLDSTSKSANETHIYLMIFGAFVLSALCFTWMHLSHTGRKGHHQENEISEEKVQDK; encoded by the coding sequence ATGACTCGAGATAAACGCAACTCAGCAAAACCCATCGAAAGACTGCTTTTTGGCAGTCGCTGGCTTTTGGCTCCGCTAAACTTAGCGGTAGCCTTCGGCCTACTACTTCTCGTCATTCGTTCTGGTCCACAAATCTGGAGCCTAACCATTGAAGCTGTCAGTCCTTCTAATGGTGAGAAGTTCATGAACGATCTACTGGCGCTTGCAGGTTCAGTGCTAACAGCGGGCTTCCTCTATATCGTAATCATGAACTCGTGGGCGACCTATGTCTCCAGAGCAGACTTCACGGGCAATTCTGATGCTGCGCTATGGCGTAAAAGCATGCCGGAAAGCGAACTTCGAGCTAAACAGTTCGGATCGCTAGCTTCGATTACAGCAGTTCGCTTACTCGATAGCACCAGCAAGTCTGCCAATGAAACCCATATCTACCTGATGATCTTCGGGGCGTTCGTGCTGTCTGCACTTTGCTTTACTTGGATGCATCTTTCTCACACTGGACGCAAAGGTCATCATCAGGAAAACGAAATATCCGAGGAAAAAGTGCAAGATAAGTGA
- a CDS encoding RNA-binding protein, whose amino-acid sequence MVNIYVGSLSYEVTAEDLKGAFEAYGSVKSANVIMDKFSGHSKGFGFVEMDSDEEAKRAIEGLNGQNLKGRTIVVNEARPKTEGGGGGGGNRRPGGGGNRRPGGGGGFGGGGGKPRRDRNDRGGDRW is encoded by the coding sequence ATAGTGAATATATACGTTGGTAGTTTATCATACGAAGTAACAGCTGAAGATCTTAAAGGTGCTTTTGAGGCCTATGGATCAGTAAAATCAGCAAATGTTATTATGGACAAATTCTCTGGTCACTCAAAAGGCTTCGGCTTTGTTGAGATGGATTCAGACGAAGAAGCAAAGCGTGCGATTGAAGGTCTTAATGGTCAAAACCTTAAGGGCCGCACAATCGTTGTAAACGAAGCTCGTCCTAAGACAGAAGGCGGTGGTGGCGGTGGTGGAAATCGTCGTCCAGGTGGTGGTGGAAATCGTCGTCCAGGTGGCGGCGGTGGTTTTGGCGGCGGCGGCGGAAAGCCTCGTCGTGACCGTAACGACCGCGGGGGCGATCGCTGGTAG